The sequence below is a genomic window from Lolium perenne isolate Kyuss_39 chromosome 4, Kyuss_2.0, whole genome shotgun sequence.
acctccgcctcctcctcggcgtcaTGGGCGCGCCGCTCGCGCCCGTGCATGTCTGCGCCGCTGAGCCGCTGCCGCACCTCAGCATTAAGGACACACCCATCGTAAgcgcttcttcttcttgttgttcatGCTGCTGTATTTTCTCTCCCACTTTGTTAGCGCCAGATTTGGTCAAGCCATGTGTTCGACGAAATGCTCCAGTCAATTTCCTTCCCGGAAGCTCGTGCCCGCCTTCTCTTAATTCTCCAGTTCATGGTCCTGCACACCGTAAAAACTCACTATTACCCACCATCTCCTCCCAGCGCTGTAAAACTCGTCTTCCTTACCGAGCTTGTGAGCGCGCTTGACGCCATCACTGACGTCTACCACTGTCTCTGTGTGGTCTAGTAATCTTACTACCTTCTTTGTTCCTTTCCTTAGGACGACGAATACGTGTTGAAAATTTTGTCGGCAAGGTGTTCGATTCAAGGATACCGCACATATGTCCAGTAGTAAAACACAGTTAAATTTACTGTTACCAAACCTGTAACTCACTCTGCCCTTCTTACCGCGCTCTTTTTCCCACAGGAGACCTCGTCGGCGCAGTACATCCTGCAGCAGTACCTGGCGGCCTCCGGCGGGCACAAGCTGCTCTCCTCCGTGCGCAACACCTACGTCATGGGCAAGGTGCGCATGGTGGCCACCGAGTTCGAGAACGCCGGCCGCCTCGTCAAGAACCGCAATGCCGCCCGCTGCGCCGAGCCGGGCCGCTTCGTGCTCTGGCAGATGGCTCCCGAGATGTGGTACATCGAGCTGGCCGTCGGCGGGAGCAAGGTGCACGCCGGCTGCAATGGCAAGCTCGTGTGGCGCCATACCCCGTGGCTCGGCTCCCATGCCGCCAAGGGCCCTGTTCGCCCGCTCCGACGTGCCCTTCAGGTATATAATTGCACTGCGCAGCCCACGCCTTCTATGCTACTGTTTGTGCCTATACATCCATGGAAGAAGCTCGATACTCATACGTTTTCGATCGATGTCTTTCCAGGGCTTGGATCCATTGACTGCAGCGAGCATGTTCGCCGGCGCACGGTGCATCGGGGAGAGGAAGGTGAACGGGGAGGACTGCTTCATTCTCAAGCTGTGCACTGACCCTGAGACCCTCAAGGCGCGGACCGAGGGCCTCGCCGAGATCATCAGGCATGTCATGTTCGGGTACTTCAGCCAGAGGACTGGCCTTCTCGTCCACATTGAGGACTCACACCTGACACGGATTCAGTCAACAACCGGCGGGGATGCAGTCTACTGGGAGACTACCATCAATTCGTTCATCGAGGACTACCGGCCGGTGGATGGTATCATGATTGCACACTCTGGGCGCTCGGCTGTGACCCTCTTCCGTTTCGGCGAGGTGGCCATGAGCCACACCAAGACTCGGATGGAGGAGGCATGGAGCATTGAGGAGGTGGCGTTCAATGTCCCTGGGCTGTCCATGGATTGCTTCATCCCACCCACTGACATCAAGTCTGGATCTGTTTGTGAAGCTGTCGAGCTTCCTCATGGTGAGAAGAGCAAGTTTGGTCCTCCCGCTGGTCACCGTGCCAAAGTTGCTGCGCTGGAGAAGGCAGATGATGACAACAAACTAGCATGGAGAGGAACCAAACCCGAAGATCATCACTGATATTCATTAGCCTGTTCAGTTCATACTTGCTTCTTTCATTGCAGTTGACTGATGAATGTAGTGTAGGAGAGAAACAGGTCAAGGGAGGATTTCGATTTTGGGATTTCCAGATGACCTCAGTGTATAGGAAGCAGCATGGGGCATTCACAAGGTCTTGAATAtccttgaggagcttctgtgtgaAGAGTTATTTCTAATCTCAGTATCTCACCAAGAGAGATGGGAGTAGGTAAACCTTGTTTGCTATTTCAGACTTTTTGTCAGTATATCATGTGGAAGAACTTGGTGCGTCCACCTAACAGAGGTCATCGCTGGTGGTGCCTGTTTGTGCTCCTTTAGCAATACTAATTAGTCACCGAGGTCAGCGGGGAAGAAGCATTTCCTCGTCGGTAGCCGACAGTGTTTTTTAGCATTTCTGTCATTTACATCCAATTGGCCATTCAGTTTGCTGTGCTTTGGTGATGGTTCCCGGCCAAGCTAACGTATAGCTTCTGTATGGTTGTTACCTATTTAGGTTTCATTTGTTCCTGAACCTGCTTCCTTCGCATCTCTGTTATTTTTCCCTGAGATGAAAGGTTGTATTCAGCAGAAAAAGCTTGTTGTAATCCAAAGACATCTAATGAGTGGACTGGTTTTGCGATGTCCCTGTTTTTGCACACTCCGCACCAGGAATGATTTTAGCTTTTCTGGATGTTGAATCCCGGCAGCAGTGTGACATCAATGAGCCTTTTTGGGCTGCTTGCATTTTACTTTGGTCTGCAGCATGTTGGAGGAAGTAATGATTCATTACTATGATGGCCATATGGCCCCCATGTGCTGCTTCCATTCCAGCTCCCCAGCTCAGGTGCTGCTGTCAAAGTGTGTTACCCAGTTACTCTGATGACACTGTGGTTTATCCTTTTTATAATCTGTGCTGATGAGCTTTGTAACCATGATACTAGGCAGTAGCAGCACCCTTTATTTTTGCTGGTGTGCTACACTACACTACATCCATCCCTGATGCTTGAGTAAGCATGGTGTCATCTTTCCCTTGGCATTCATTAATGGCATTGCACTACCTTTCTCGGTGTGAGGAACATGAGCACTAGTTTTATCCTTGGGGCTGTGTGTTCTTCCTGGGAAGAAGGGACCAATGTCTAAGCCGAAGAAATACTAATATTCTCAAGTCCACTGTCTTTAGTACCGCCTCACCTATTGGGAACTTGCAACTCACACACCAATCCTCCATGGTCAAATTCTTGTATAGTTTGGAGTTTTGCAACAGGGTCTCTGTCCAAGATCTGGAGGTCCTGGAGTTTCAGAGTTGTCTATTGTCCGTTCCGTAGACGCTGCTCTGTTCTCCATGGTATGTGTGGTGTGGACTGTGGAGCATGTGCATCCGTGAAGCGTCTATCCAGTACACACACAGATGGTGGTGAGCCCTGGCATCGTGGAGCTGTCTTTTGTTTTTCAACTTTTCATGTCAATAACATATCTGCAAATGAAACTGGGATGAAATTCCAACATAGAcagaaactcaacaaatcgatttAAAGAAGTTGTGTACTAATACATACTACATCCATTCATAAATAAGTGTCTCAACTTTGGCTAAATACATATGTAGCTAGCCACACCTTAGTTATAGATGCATCCATTTGTTGATAAAATTGTGACACTTAGTgtagaacagagggagtataatcTGATGTCCTTGCTCGTGAATGTGAAATGAAACTGAGCAAAGGGTTTGGGAGAGGTGCCCTCATCACGTCTAGCAGTGCAGCCACCGCCGCAAGGTAGGCTGCTAATTTGACAATGGTGCCTAGCCAGCTACGAGTTCGTACACGAAAGGCTACAAAAGGTTGCTAGGGTTAACAAAGCAAGCAGGAGAGGCCTACTGCTACAGTCCATGATATGCTACCATGAGCAGCAGTCCAAATGATTGATGTTCCTGCCTTGTACACACGGTATCGCTCGTTCATCTCAACTGAACCTAGCAAAAATATACTAGTGGTATCGGTCACCGGCGTTGCTGATAACCTACATGATAATATCCATCGTTTTGCAGCTTTCTGGGCCATTTGATATGTTCCTAAGGACCACACACCATACATACGTTGAGGAACAGGAGTACGCTAGCCTTGCTGTTTTTAATCCTTTTCTAACAGACAACTTGGAACAGTAACGGCCAATCATTCTTTCCGTGCCTGCGTGCTGCTAATCTTGCGAGCAAGGCCACCAAATACAGATATATTTTTCCTTTGATCTTCCTGGTAGATTTCTGGTGCTCAACGTATCCCTAGTCATATGCACCACAGAAAATCAGACTTGCTTTTTGGTGTAAAATGTTGGTCCACCTTCATAAAATTTTCTGGCGCAAATACGGCATGCCCAATTTTTTTTTTCTCGATAAAACTACATAACTTGGCATAGCTAGGCAGTTGGAAGATGGATTTAGCTGTTAAAATAGAACTATAGATAGCAATAGCATCACGGTCTTACAAACATATTAATGTAGATTTTGAATAAATATGGATACATATCTTCAAAAGTTCAAAAGAACTCTCACCTGGCCAACCAACACAATTCCTTTAATTTGCTCCAATACCACATCCATCGTTAGGTCGTAAAGGAGATGAAGACGAAGCTTTTATCTATGCAAAAAAGAGGGGTGCCGTGTTTGCTTCTCTTATCTCTTCAATAATTCTAACTCAAAATTTTCAAATCCACTTCGAAATTTTAGCGATGCGCGAAGGAGGGAAATTTTTACTGGAGAAGGTTTTGGCGGAAACTGGCGAGTGACCGGTGACTATGAACAAAATGATTCATGTTTGTATGTATGATTTCAGAACAAGGAAAGATATCGAAAGGCAGGATGACTTGTTGAACAAAAGCCAGATTAGAAACACACATGTGTCCTTAATTTTCCTCCTACAACTGGTCAAATCAAAATCCCAAGGTGGTCCAAGAATCACCCTGGCCACTCTTTGGATCCGCccatgagggcatctccagcggcgcgacgcaaacggtcagcgaccgtttgcgtccgctttggtcgtaaatgcgtctggcaccctctccagcggcacgacgcaaagtgaccgagccgtccgcggagacgcaaacctggcccaaatatgcggcaggtttgcgtctcggcgacGGCTGcgcgacgcgcaaagtgtccgctgcgGTCTCCACCGGGCCCGCTGGCGGCGAGCACATGGAGGGCATCGCTTCCGCGGCCATCGCTTCCGCGGTCAGCGCTTCGCGTGCGCGCGCCGCCATGAATGCCGTAGCTTCCTGTTCTGCGCGTGCACCGGCGGGCGGCGGGCTGGgcctgcgccgccttcaatggcatcgtatcccgtgcgcggccgcccttaaaagtccagcggccgcgttgctccttcgcccacagctccactcgcaccacaaccgcccctgcgccatggggaagaagaacgacttcgaggcctccggcagcggcatcaagaaggtgccgctccccgtcacggtggggaggctcatgcacggcagatgggtgccgtgcgacgcctggtccggcgtgcagctgcctggcggctggcggctcagctgccgccgggtgcccatccctccgATACTGCGCGCGAGCCTGAGCGGACCAAGGAGATCCGGCGCAGGAGGCGATATCTGCTGgaggacctccgcgccgatccggcgtacgccatcgactcggagAGTTGGCGTACGTACCTGTCCACGGAGACGGACAGCAGACGACGggctggcttcatgggcgacagggattatccctttggccctgcaccgccggctcgtcgtcagcaggcgccgacgcgtcgtcagcaggcgccgacgcgacGTGAGCAGCCGCAGCACAACGAccgcgaggacgaggacgacgacgacgaagcctacgccgtctacgacgacgacgacgactacatcgaggcgctcgcgtaccatagcgaggaggtgaaggacgacagcgacgactacgtcggcctcgtcttccatgaatggcagcaggccatggcggagggccggaacttcgagttcccggacaacatgacggacgacgagatggccaAGCTCGGCCTCCTCGT
It includes:
- the LOC127293857 gene encoding uncharacterized protein, whose protein sequence is MERPHGFFAALKHEVARGLSPARPRRRPESADLDAALRFSGGPGGEMLAPLMEGPDPESGAAGADAGGRREGWGRWVRGQLARAPSSVAAAAAGAGAARNDLRLLLGVMGAPLAPVHVCAAEPLPHLSIKDTPIETSSAQYILQQYLAASGGHKLLSSVRNTYVMGKVRMVATEFENAGRLVKNRNAARCAEPGRFVLWQMAPEMWYIELAVGGSKVHAGCNGKLVWRHTPWLGSHAAKGPVRPLRRALQGLDPLTAASMFAGARCIGERKVNGEDCFILKLCTDPETLKARTEGLAEIIRHVMFGYFSQRTGLLVHIEDSHLTRIQSTTGGDAVYWETTINSFIEDYRPVDGIMIAHSGRSAVTLFRFGEVAMSHTKTRMEEAWSIEEVAFNVPGLSMDCFIPPTDIKSGSVCEAVELPHGEKSKFGPPAGHRAKVAALEKADDDNKLAWRGTKPEDHH